A DNA window from Drosophila sechellia strain sech25 chromosome X, ASM438219v1, whole genome shotgun sequence contains the following coding sequences:
- the LOC116802354 gene encoding uncharacterized protein LOC116802354, protein MDKAPGQDSNHRKSLNLLDKALPISVATAPQLRSRRQFSFNGLRYEMNGLLPLPPTPQVQRSRLSAGGGGGGSQENKQTGVSSHLLTAKNIAETAGGDGGASRPDRKGVVPKHVTLGDRALLMNGGVRMPRSSEVDFPNTKPTAKRSSSQFSIKVEMQDKKVERKDASGLIQDREALRRLKKHRRRPHSMELQEMMSSPDQGDLTAQQSWMLAQTLLKAYGSGLVQTSTGDGASSKMDYITLAGLVLGCVISHALFFLCWYFSWLKNQAIGLRKRFLGNANLWDFFDFEDTTRYSVQTKLVMAPLILLCGLLYCVVNLLHLVVQVVRSDVPRTVVVFVQRVANSGLLGTITMGLAGGGGSASIRGRHNQAMR, encoded by the coding sequence ATGGACAAGGCACCAGGTCAGGACTCAAATCACCGAAAATCTCTGAATCTGCTGGACAAAGCGCTGCCCATTTCAGTGGCCACCGCACCACAGTTGCGATCTCGCCGCCAATTCAGTTTCAATGGCCTGCGGTACGAGATGAATGGGCTGCTACCATTGCCGCCCACGCCGCAGGTGCAGCGCTCGAGGCTCAGTGCAGGTGGGGGAGGTGGTGGCTCCCAAGAGAATAAGCAGACTGGTGTCTCCAGCCATTTGCTGACTGCCAAAAATATTGCTGAGACAGCGGGCGGAGATGGTGGTGCATCACGGCCGGATCGAAAGGGAGTAGTTCCCAAGCATGTGACATTGGGTGACAGAGCCTTGCTGATGAACGGAGGTGTGCGCATGCCCAGGAGCAGCGAGGTGGACTTCCCTAATACAAAACCCACAGCGAAAAGGTCATCCTCCCAATTTTCCATCAAAGTCGAAATGCAGGACAAGAAGGTAGAGCGTAAGGATGCTTCGGGACTTATCCAGGATCGAGAAGCCCTCAGACGACTGAAGAAGCATCGACGCAGGCCTCATTCCATGGAATTGCAGGAGATGATGTCCTCACCGGATCAGGGTGACCTGACCGCTCAGCAGAGCTGGATGTTGGCCCAGACGCTGCTTAAGGCTTACGGAAGCGGACTGGTCCAAACGTCCACCGGTGACGGAGCTTCCTCCAAGATGGACTACATCACTCTGGCCGGATTGGTACTTGGCTGCGTGATCTCCCATGCCCTCTTCTTCCTGTGCTGGTACTTCAGTTGGCTGAAGAACCAGGCGATCGGGCTACGAAAACGCTTTCTGGGCAACGCCAATCTCTGGGATTTCTTCGACTTTGAGGACACCACCCGGTACTCTGTGCAGACCAAACTGGTGATGGCGCCGCTGATCCTCCTGTGCGGTCTGCTCTACTGTGTGGTCAACCTGCTGCACCTGGTGGTGCAGGTGGTGCGATCGGATGTGCCGCGCACAGTGGTTGTGTTTGTCCAGCGGGTGGCGAACAGTGGACTCCTGGGCACCATTACCATGGGACTGGCCGGTGGCGGAGGCAGTGCATCCATTCGAGGACGCCACAATCAAGCGATGCGATAA
- the LOC6620464 gene encoding palmitoyltransferase app isoform X5 gives MPKCDVKTRYIPATFAWIVLLLTTFLFFFYPCQFYVKSHPWVLAYQGVITFFVLANFTLATFMDPGIIPKASPDEDCEEELRAPLYKNAEINGITVKMKWCVTCKFYRPPRCSHCSVCNHCIETFDHHCPWVNNCIGRRNYRFFFFFLVSLSIHMLSIFSLCLVYVLKIMPNIKDTAPIVAIILMGLVTILAIPIFGLTGFHMVLVSRGRTTNEQVTGKFKGGYNPFSRGCWHNCCYTQFGPQYPSLLNPKKYASRRSQVQNQAISTICNDRSGQQTGAGGGAGGNGTAAVSGGGGGAGGGGGMRGTAVQYSPRSFYDASREKRGIQVKTYMAEGNGYNQRSGSTTLYSKLSPGRECSDTDLEPPPASQSQDCEPTPPLQRHNSSSFYLPQVSDGGGLNGSVSTGGGGGGDSPRHMRLYHPRHSPHARPRGLDPQRGYTSDALSPDHPVGYGVGVNGPQQQQQQALAAAAAAAAVAAQNQRSATTTATPTMQQRIKPLGVATPLVMASPVRSQYSNSENSTNS, from the exons ATGCCCAAATGCGATGTGAAAACGCGCTACATTCCTGCGACTTTCGCCTGGATTGTGCTGCTTCTGACCACAtttctcttcttcttctatCC CTGCCAGTTCTATGTGAAGAGCCATCCATGGGTGCTGGCCTACCAAGGCGTGATCACATTCTTCGTGCTGGCCAACTTCACGCTGGCCACGTTCATGGACCCGGGCATCATCCCCAAAG CCTCGCCCGACGAAGACTGCGAGGAGGAGCTGCGCGCCCCGCTCTACAAGAATGCCGAGATCAACGGCATCACCGTCAAGATGAAGTGGTGCGTCACCTGTAAGTTCTACCGCCCGCCACGCTGTTCCCACTGCTCCGTTTGCAATCACTGCATAGAG ACCTTCGATCATCATTGTCCGTGGGTGAACAACTGCATCGGCAGGCGGAACTACAgattctttttcttcttcctCGTCTCGCTGTCCATTCACATGCTGAGCATCTTCTCGCTGTGCCTGGTCTACGTGCTGAAGATCATGCCCAACATCAAGGACACGGCGCCCATCGTAGC TATTATCCTGATGGGCCTGGTGACCATTTTGGCGATCCCCATCTTCGGACTGACCGGCTTCCACATGGTACTGGTGTCGCGGGGTCGGACAACCAACGAGCAGGTGACCGGAAAGTTCAAGGGCGGCTACAATCCGTTCTCGCGCGGCTGTTGGCACAACTGCTGCTACACACAGTTCGGACCTCAGTATCCCAG CCTACTGAACCCGAAGAAGTACGCATCGCGTCGATCTCAGGTGCAAAACCAGGCGATCAGCACCATTTGCAACGACCGGAGCGGCCAGCAGACGGGCGCCGGGGGCGGGGCCGGCGGCAATGGTACCGCCGCGGTGtccggcggcggcggtggagcGGGCGGCGGGGGCGGTATGCGAGGCACTGCGGTGCAGTACTCACCACGCTCCTTCTACGACGCGAGTCGCGAGAAGCGGGGAATTCAGGTAAAGACATATATGGCCGAGGGCAATGGTTATAATCAACGGTCGGGCAGCACAACGCTTTACAGTAAG CTTTCGCCCGGACGAGAGTGCTCCGATACGGACCTGGAGCCGCCGCCCGCCTCCCAGAGCCAGGACTGCGAACCGACGCCTCCGCTGCAGCGGCACAACTCCAGCAGCTTCTATCTGCCGCAGGTGAGCGATGGCGGCGGCCTCAACGGCAGCGTTTCCAcgggcggcggaggaggaggcgaCTCGCCGCGCCACATGCGTCTCTACCATCCGCGTCACAGTCCGCACGCGAGGCCCAG GGGTCTGGATCCGCAGCGGGGCTACACGAGCGACGCCCTATCGCCGGACCATCCTGTTGGCTATGGCGTCGGCGTCAATGgaccgcagcagcaacagcagcaggcgctggcggcggcagcagcggcggcggcggtggcagcACAAAATCAACGCAGCGCGACGaccacggccacgcccaccatgCAGCAGCGGATCAAGCCGCTGGGCGTGGCCACGCCCCTCGTGATGGCGAGTCCAGTGCGAAG TCAATACTCAAATTCTGAGAACAGTACTAATTCCTAG
- the LOC6620464 gene encoding palmitoyltransferase app isoform X6, with protein sequence MPKCDVKTRYIPATFAWIVLLLTTFLFFFYPCQFYVKSHPWVLAYQGVITFFVLANFTLATFMDPGIIPKASPDEDCEEELRAPLYKNAEINGITVKMKWCVTCKFYRPPRCSHCSVCNHCIETFDHHCPWVNNCIGRRNYRFFFFFLVSLSIHMLSIFSLCLVYVLKIMPNIKDTAPIVAIILMGLVTILAIPIFGLTGFHMVLVSRGRTTNEQVTGKFKGGYNPFSRGCWHNCCYTQFGPQYPSLLNPKKYASRRSQVQNQAISTICNDRSGQQTGAGGGAGGNGTAAVSGGGGGAGGGGGMRGTAVQYSPRSFYDASREKRGIQLSPGRECSDTDLEPPPASQSQDCEPTPPLQRHNSSSFYLPQVSDGGGLNGSVSTGGGGGGDSPRHMRLYHPRHSPHARPRGLDPQRGYTSDALSPDHPVGYGVGVNGPQQQQQQALAAAAAAAAVAAQNQRSATTTATPTMQQRIKPLGVATPLVMASPVRSQYSNSENSTNS encoded by the exons ATGCCCAAATGCGATGTGAAAACGCGCTACATTCCTGCGACTTTCGCCTGGATTGTGCTGCTTCTGACCACAtttctcttcttcttctatCC CTGCCAGTTCTATGTGAAGAGCCATCCATGGGTGCTGGCCTACCAAGGCGTGATCACATTCTTCGTGCTGGCCAACTTCACGCTGGCCACGTTCATGGACCCGGGCATCATCCCCAAAG CCTCGCCCGACGAAGACTGCGAGGAGGAGCTGCGCGCCCCGCTCTACAAGAATGCCGAGATCAACGGCATCACCGTCAAGATGAAGTGGTGCGTCACCTGTAAGTTCTACCGCCCGCCACGCTGTTCCCACTGCTCCGTTTGCAATCACTGCATAGAG ACCTTCGATCATCATTGTCCGTGGGTGAACAACTGCATCGGCAGGCGGAACTACAgattctttttcttcttcctCGTCTCGCTGTCCATTCACATGCTGAGCATCTTCTCGCTGTGCCTGGTCTACGTGCTGAAGATCATGCCCAACATCAAGGACACGGCGCCCATCGTAGC TATTATCCTGATGGGCCTGGTGACCATTTTGGCGATCCCCATCTTCGGACTGACCGGCTTCCACATGGTACTGGTGTCGCGGGGTCGGACAACCAACGAGCAGGTGACCGGAAAGTTCAAGGGCGGCTACAATCCGTTCTCGCGCGGCTGTTGGCACAACTGCTGCTACACACAGTTCGGACCTCAGTATCCCAG CCTACTGAACCCGAAGAAGTACGCATCGCGTCGATCTCAGGTGCAAAACCAGGCGATCAGCACCATTTGCAACGACCGGAGCGGCCAGCAGACGGGCGCCGGGGGCGGGGCCGGCGGCAATGGTACCGCCGCGGTGtccggcggcggcggtggagcGGGCGGCGGGGGCGGTATGCGAGGCACTGCGGTGCAGTACTCACCACGCTCCTTCTACGACGCGAGTCGCGAGAAGCGGGGAATTCAG CTTTCGCCCGGACGAGAGTGCTCCGATACGGACCTGGAGCCGCCGCCCGCCTCCCAGAGCCAGGACTGCGAACCGACGCCTCCGCTGCAGCGGCACAACTCCAGCAGCTTCTATCTGCCGCAGGTGAGCGATGGCGGCGGCCTCAACGGCAGCGTTTCCAcgggcggcggaggaggaggcgaCTCGCCGCGCCACATGCGTCTCTACCATCCGCGTCACAGTCCGCACGCGAGGCCCAG GGGTCTGGATCCGCAGCGGGGCTACACGAGCGACGCCCTATCGCCGGACCATCCTGTTGGCTATGGCGTCGGCGTCAATGgaccgcagcagcaacagcagcaggcgctggcggcggcagcagcggcggcggcggtggcagcACAAAATCAACGCAGCGCGACGaccacggccacgcccaccatgCAGCAGCGGATCAAGCCGCTGGGCGTGGCCACGCCCCTCGTGATGGCGAGTCCAGTGCGAAG TCAATACTCAAATTCTGAGAACAGTACTAATTCCTAG